In one Bacteroides intestinalis DSM 17393 genomic region, the following are encoded:
- a CDS encoding DUF5119 domain-containing protein, producing the protein MRCTKCVFLLLLLGLSVLLAGCEFRDILDDYPVSGVQIKLDWKGVTEQLPEGMRVIFYPKSEEGRKVENYLSIEGGVVKVPPGYYDMVIYNYNTESVLIRGDGAYETIEAYTGPCTGLNSSEAMVWSPDPLYVVSVKDMKIEKSEKMLLMEFQPKLVVKNYSFEIKVKGLKNVASIICNVDGMNGSYYISNGSCTASVAPIYVEARKGGDVIRGSFSAFFVSESAGTRSGSEVTMKLLLVKVDNTVQEVKVDITAAVTAPSPPPTPPEEGEGDPATDIEIPIDEEIEVDDVEVPPGGGGGMGGDVGDWDDETDVELPVN; encoded by the coding sequence ATGCGGTGTACAAAATGTGTGTTTCTTTTGCTTCTATTGGGGCTATCGGTGCTTTTAGCGGGATGTGAATTTAGAGATATACTGGATGATTATCCTGTCAGCGGAGTACAGATCAAGCTTGATTGGAAGGGGGTGACGGAGCAGTTGCCCGAAGGAATGAGGGTGATCTTCTACCCGAAAAGCGAAGAAGGAAGAAAGGTGGAGAACTATCTCTCGATTGAAGGGGGAGTGGTGAAAGTGCCACCGGGATATTATGACATGGTGATTTACAATTATAATACAGAGAGTGTGTTGATTCGTGGTGATGGGGCGTATGAGACGATTGAAGCTTACACCGGACCGTGTACAGGGCTTAATAGCAGTGAAGCGATGGTGTGGTCGCCAGACCCTTTGTATGTAGTAAGTGTGAAAGATATGAAAATAGAAAAGAGTGAGAAGATGCTTTTGATGGAGTTTCAACCGAAACTGGTAGTCAAGAACTATTCTTTTGAAATAAAGGTGAAAGGATTGAAGAATGTGGCAAGCATTATCTGTAATGTAGACGGGATGAATGGTTCTTATTACATTAGTAATGGCTCATGTACAGCAAGTGTTGCCCCAATTTATGTAGAGGCCCGAAAAGGAGGTGATGTGATACGTGGTAGCTTTTCTGCTTTTTTTGTATCAGAATCAGCAGGCACACGTTCAGGCAGCGAGGTAACGATGAAATTACTACTTGTGAAGGTAGATAATACGGTTCAGGAAGTCAAGGTTGACATAACAGCCGCTGTAACTGCTCCATCTCCTCCGCCTACTCCTCCTGAAGAGGGAGAGGGAGATCCGGCAACGGATATTGAAATACCGATTGATGAAGAAATAGAAGTGGATGATGTGGAAGTTCCTCCCGGTGGAGGCGGTGGTATGGGTGGTGATGTCGGTGATTGGGATGATGAGACGGATGTTGAATTACCTGTGAATTGA
- a CDS encoding fimbrillin family protein — protein sequence MKKILLAAVAALAIVGCSQNEEIEKAGEKAKINFGAVVSNATRANIVNNADFKSFKVYGYKTATKIGPDVTLGEFMPGVVVNKKDVNKWEYTSGPYYWPTTGFVQFFSVSPEQTLTVTTNYPHFDYTVGEIGDQKDLLAANLIDKNKDAGDLQLPFCHLLTQVNFSIKGEVGFTYTLTKLELTGVKDQGTFTFDGSKTAGTWTEVKVSATPTVYAYTGSVELISNADADVSNLDQSTAALFMLLPQAIAADAVKVKVTYSAKVTEEGGNGQSTLEDGVKEVSLPAITWEKGKRVRYTLSLTSDAAQVTFGEPEWGEWSDAEPQADPITPVK from the coding sequence ATGAAGAAGATTTTATTGGCAGCAGTTGCTGCGTTGGCAATCGTAGGTTGCTCACAGAATGAAGAGATTGAGAAGGCTGGTGAAAAGGCAAAAATTAACTTTGGCGCAGTAGTGAGTAATGCTACAAGAGCGAATATTGTGAATAACGCAGATTTCAAATCCTTTAAAGTTTATGGATATAAGACGGCAACGAAGATAGGCCCTGATGTTACACTTGGAGAGTTTATGCCGGGTGTGGTAGTTAATAAAAAGGATGTGAATAAGTGGGAGTATACTTCTGGCCCATATTATTGGCCTACGACTGGATTTGTACAATTTTTCTCTGTCTCTCCAGAACAAACTCTGACTGTAACGACAAACTATCCTCATTTTGACTATACAGTTGGTGAAATTGGTGATCAAAAAGATTTATTGGCTGCAAATTTGATTGATAAAAATAAAGATGCTGGTGATCTGCAACTTCCATTCTGCCATTTATTGACTCAGGTTAATTTCTCAATTAAAGGTGAAGTCGGATTTACTTATACATTAACTAAATTAGAACTTACAGGTGTGAAAGATCAGGGTACTTTTACTTTTGATGGTTCTAAAACTGCAGGAACTTGGACTGAAGTTAAAGTATCGGCTACTCCTACTGTATATGCCTATACGGGTTCTGTTGAATTGATTTCTAATGCGGATGCAGATGTTTCTAATTTAGATCAATCTACTGCTGCTTTGTTTATGCTCTTACCTCAAGCTATTGCAGCTGATGCTGTAAAGGTGAAAGTCACTTATTCTGCAAAAGTTACAGAAGAAGGAGGAAACGGTCAATCTACTCTTGAAGATGGTGTAAAAGAAGTATCTCTTCCTGCTATAACATGGGAGAAAGGAAAACGTGTCCGTTATACTTTAAGTTTAACAAGTGATGCTGCTCAGGTGACATTTGGTGAACCAGAATGGGGAGAATGGAGCGATGCAGAGCCTCAGGCTGATCCTATAACTCCTGTTAAATAA
- a CDS encoding endonuclease/exonuclease/phosphatase family protein — translation MKKNLLLLLLCLFCSVNLCNAKAKSTFRVFQLNLWHGGAKVPNGDQGIIDVLDQMDADVVFLCEVRDGKRFIPHVIEELKKRGKHYYGETFDLAIGILSKFKPDSMTKCCIVPGDESRAMVKMTTTIEGQPVSFYSCHLDYRNYECYMPRGYSGTSWKKIDNPITDESEVLKANRLSFRDESIHAFVQEVQTDIKQGRPVIMGGDFNEPSHLDWQADTKNLWDHNGAVIHWDCSMMLHEAGFKDSYREKYPNPVRYPGFTFPAGNKLAEEAKLEKLAWAPEADERDRIDFIYYYPMNSILSLKNCILVGPSETVVRGIIIENDSKDKFLTPSCVWPTDHKGNLATFKIHKASSKSL, via the coding sequence ATGAAAAAGAATTTACTATTATTATTACTATGCCTGTTTTGTTCAGTTAACCTTTGCAATGCAAAAGCAAAAAGTACATTTAGAGTTTTTCAATTAAACCTGTGGCATGGAGGTGCTAAAGTGCCTAATGGAGATCAAGGAATTATTGATGTATTGGACCAGATGGATGCAGATGTAGTTTTCTTATGTGAAGTCAGAGATGGAAAACGGTTTATACCACACGTGATAGAGGAATTGAAGAAGAGGGGAAAGCATTATTATGGAGAGACTTTCGATCTGGCAATTGGTATTTTAAGTAAATTCAAACCGGATAGCATGACTAAATGTTGCATTGTACCGGGTGATGAAAGCCGTGCTATGGTGAAAATGACAACCACAATCGAAGGGCAGCCAGTTTCTTTTTATTCCTGCCATTTAGATTATCGGAATTATGAATGTTATATGCCACGTGGATATAGTGGCACGAGCTGGAAAAAGATAGATAATCCTATAACAGATGAGTCCGAGGTTCTGAAAGCCAATCGTTTGTCATTCAGAGATGAGTCTATCCATGCTTTCGTACAAGAAGTGCAAACCGATATTAAACAAGGACGTCCGGTTATTATGGGAGGAGATTTCAACGAGCCTTCTCATTTGGACTGGCAGGCGGACACAAAAAATCTATGGGATCACAATGGGGCTGTCATTCATTGGGATTGTTCTATGATGCTTCATGAAGCTGGATTCAAGGATAGTTATCGTGAAAAATATCCTAATCCTGTTCGATATCCCGGCTTCACATTTCCCGCAGGAAATAAGCTTGCAGAAGAAGCTAAACTGGAAAAATTAGCTTGGGCCCCCGAAGCCGATGAACGTGACCGGATTGATTTTATTTATTATTATCCGATGAACTCGATTCTTTCATTGAAAAATTGCATATTGGTAGGTCCTTCCGAAACAGTTGTGAGAGGCATAATAATAGAAAATGATTCCAAAGATAAGTTCCTGACCCCTTCCTGTGTTTGGCCTACAGACCACAAAGGGAACCTTGCAACTTTCAAGATTCATAAGGCTTCTTCGAAATCGTTATAA
- a CDS encoding helix-turn-helix domain-containing protein, producing MQTYSACGAVISCQQCPKAVANAIIYASHSRGFHLPAQKCEENIMIFLLEGEVLVNSQEYAGTVLHAGEFILQAIGSKYEILALTDVECVCYRFNQPELFCEERYKYIMKSVTPPLIFTPLKITNELNFFLSASKAYLVEEKICRELLSLKRKELAFILGQYYSDYDLSMLVHSLSRYTSSFEYFVLQNHMKVKTVEELAQLGGYTTTTFRRIFNSVFHKPVYEWMMEKRKESIAYELRYTEATISEICYKYGFESLPHFSNYCKKYFGSSPRGLRSVQSVATEETQTFCEEVG from the coding sequence ATGCAAACTTACTCTGCATGTGGTGCGGTCATATCGTGTCAGCAGTGCCCTAAGGCTGTAGCTAATGCTATCATTTATGCCTCTCATTCAAGAGGTTTCCACCTTCCTGCCCAAAAATGCGAAGAGAATATCATGATTTTTCTGTTAGAAGGAGAAGTTCTTGTCAACAGTCAGGAGTATGCAGGTACTGTGCTGCATGCCGGTGAGTTTATTCTTCAGGCTATCGGTTCAAAGTATGAGATTCTTGCTCTGACGGATGTGGAATGTGTTTGTTACCGCTTCAATCAGCCTGAATTGTTTTGCGAGGAACGCTATAAATATATAATGAAAAGTGTAACTCCTCCCCTCATATTCACGCCTTTGAAAATTACTAATGAATTGAATTTCTTTCTGAGTGCTTCAAAAGCTTATTTGGTAGAAGAGAAGATTTGCCGGGAATTGCTTTCTCTTAAACGGAAAGAACTTGCTTTTATTCTGGGACAATATTATTCCGATTATGATCTCTCTATGCTGGTGCATTCACTGTCCAGATATACGTCCAGCTTCGAGTATTTTGTTTTACAAAACCATATGAAGGTGAAGACTGTGGAAGAATTAGCCCAATTAGGTGGCTACACTACTACCACCTTCCGGCGCATTTTCAACTCTGTGTTCCATAAACCTGTTTATGAGTGGATGATGGAGAAGCGTAAAGAGAGCATAGCTTATGAACTTCGGTATACGGAAGCCACAATCTCCGAAATCTGTTATAAATATGGTTTCGAATCTTTGCCTCACTTCTCTAACTACTGTAAGAAGTATTTTGGTTCTTCCCCTCGCGGGCTTCGTTCGGTGCAATCTGTTGCTACTGAGGAGACACAGACTTTTTGCGAAGAGGTTGGTTAA